A portion of the Canis aureus isolate CA01 chromosome 32, VMU_Caureus_v.1.0, whole genome shotgun sequence genome contains these proteins:
- the SNUPN gene encoding snurportin-1 isoform X1: MEELSQVLASSFSVSQDLNSTAAPHPRLSQYKSKHSSLEQSERRRRLLELQKSNRLDYVNHARRLAEDDWTGMESEEEEDKKDDEEMDIDAVKKLPKRYANQLMLSEWLIDVPSDLGQEWIVVVCPVGKRALIVASRGSTSAYTKSGYCVNRFSSLLPGGNKRNSTTAKDYTILDCIYSEVNQTYYVLDVMCWRGHPFYDCQTDFRFYWMHSKLPEEEGLEEKTKLNPFKFVGLKNFPCTPESLCKVLSMDFPFEVDGLLFYHKQTHYSPGSTPLVGWLRPYMVSDILGIAVPAGPLTTKPEYAGHQLQQIIEHKRSQEGMKKKVTHKASDYELEHLSTPRLESPPHSLEPPGSLMEN, from the exons ATGGAAGAGCTGAGTCAAGTCCTGGCTAGTAGCTTTTCTGTGTCCCAAGATCTGAACAGCACAGCTGCCCCACACCCCCGCCTGTCCCAGTACAAGTCCAAGCACAGTTCCTTGGAGCAGAGTGAGCGGCGGCGCCGGTTATTGGAACTGCAGAAATC caaccgGCTGGATTACGTGAATCATGCCAGGCGACTGGCTGAAGATGACTGGACAGGGATGGagagtgaggaagaggaagataagAAAGACGATGAAGAGATGGACATTGATGCCGTTAAGAAGTTACCAAAACGCTATGCTAATCAA TTGATGCTCTCTGAGTGGTTAATTGACGTCCCTTCAGATTTGGGACAGGAATGGATTGTGGTCGTGTGCCCTGTGGGAAAAAGAGCCCTGATCGTGGCCTCCAGG GGCTCCACCAGCGCCTACACCAAGAGTGGTTACTGTGTCAACAGGTTTTCTTCCCTTCTGCCCGGAGGCAACAAGCGAAACTCAACCACAGCAAAAG ACTACACCATTCTGGACTGCATTTACAGCGAGGTGAACCAAACCTACTATGTTCTAGATGTGATGTGCTGGCGGGGACACCCTTTTTATGACTGCCAG ACTGATTTCCGATTCTACTGGATGCATTCAAAGTTACCAGAAGAAGAAGGACTGGAAGAGAAAACCAAGCTTAATCCC TTTAAATTTGTGGGACTGAAGAATTTCCCTTGTACTCCTGAAAGCCTGTGTAAGGTGCTGTCTATGGACTTCCCTTTTGAG GTAGATGGACTTCTCTTCTACCACAAGCAGACCCACTACAGCCCCGGAAGCACCCCTCTGGTGGGCTGGCTGCGCCCCTACATGGTGTCAGATATTCTCGGCATAGCGGTGCCCGCCGGCCCGCTGACCACCAAGCCAGAATATGCTGGGCACCAGCTCCAGCAGATTATTGAGCACAAGAGGAGCCAGGAAGGCATGAAGAAGAAAGTCACACACAAGGCATCTGACTATGAGTTGGAACACCTGTCTACTCCTAGGCTGGAGAGCCCTCCCCATAGCCTGGAACCCCCTGGGAGCCTCATGGAGAACTAA
- the SNUPN gene encoding snurportin-1 isoform X2, translated as MEELSQVLASSFSVSQDLNSTAAPHPRLSQYKSKHSSLEQSERRRRLLELQKSNRLDYVNHARRLAEDDWTGMESEEEEDKKDDEEMDIDAVKKLPKRYANQGSTSAYTKSGYCVNRFSSLLPGGNKRNSTTAKDYTILDCIYSEVNQTYYVLDVMCWRGHPFYDCQTDFRFYWMHSKLPEEEGLEEKTKLNPFKFVGLKNFPCTPESLCKVLSMDFPFEVDGLLFYHKQTHYSPGSTPLVGWLRPYMVSDILGIAVPAGPLTTKPEYAGHQLQQIIEHKRSQEGMKKKVTHKASDYELEHLSTPRLESPPHSLEPPGSLMEN; from the exons ATGGAAGAGCTGAGTCAAGTCCTGGCTAGTAGCTTTTCTGTGTCCCAAGATCTGAACAGCACAGCTGCCCCACACCCCCGCCTGTCCCAGTACAAGTCCAAGCACAGTTCCTTGGAGCAGAGTGAGCGGCGGCGCCGGTTATTGGAACTGCAGAAATC caaccgGCTGGATTACGTGAATCATGCCAGGCGACTGGCTGAAGATGACTGGACAGGGATGGagagtgaggaagaggaagataagAAAGACGATGAAGAGATGGACATTGATGCCGTTAAGAAGTTACCAAAACGCTATGCTAATCAA GGCTCCACCAGCGCCTACACCAAGAGTGGTTACTGTGTCAACAGGTTTTCTTCCCTTCTGCCCGGAGGCAACAAGCGAAACTCAACCACAGCAAAAG ACTACACCATTCTGGACTGCATTTACAGCGAGGTGAACCAAACCTACTATGTTCTAGATGTGATGTGCTGGCGGGGACACCCTTTTTATGACTGCCAG ACTGATTTCCGATTCTACTGGATGCATTCAAAGTTACCAGAAGAAGAAGGACTGGAAGAGAAAACCAAGCTTAATCCC TTTAAATTTGTGGGACTGAAGAATTTCCCTTGTACTCCTGAAAGCCTGTGTAAGGTGCTGTCTATGGACTTCCCTTTTGAG GTAGATGGACTTCTCTTCTACCACAAGCAGACCCACTACAGCCCCGGAAGCACCCCTCTGGTGGGCTGGCTGCGCCCCTACATGGTGTCAGATATTCTCGGCATAGCGGTGCCCGCCGGCCCGCTGACCACCAAGCCAGAATATGCTGGGCACCAGCTCCAGCAGATTATTGAGCACAAGAGGAGCCAGGAAGGCATGAAGAAGAAAGTCACACACAAGGCATCTGACTATGAGTTGGAACACCTGTCTACTCCTAGGCTGGAGAGCCCTCCCCATAGCCTGGAACCCCCTGGGAGCCTCATGGAGAACTAA